From a region of the Nonlabens dokdonensis DSW-6 genome:
- a CDS encoding aldolase catalytic domain-containing protein, protein MKKGLKLLDCTLRDGGYYTNWDFDKQLVKDYCSAMESLPIDYVEIGYRSVELDGYLGEYFYCPVYKMKELKGMMPNKKLVIILDEKNVGIQDIDDLLDPCVNFISMVRIAISPNSFDKAIPLAKAIKEKGFEVGFNIMYMSSWIENKDFIEKIPLIDGLVDYFYMVDSYGGVFPKDVEQIAKLVKSKTNCQIGFHGHDNLEMGLINSITAIDCGCSIIDSTITGMGRGAGNLKTELLMTYFASKLNWDVSFDKLSDVVADFEKLQEYHKWGTNLPYMISGAYSLPQKDVMSWISKRRYSIGGIVNALQEQVIEGDVNSFDLLPRDASFNRAIIIGGGDSTLSNFKAVKSYIELYKDDGLCIIHAGTRYAEVFNTFEVPQFYCLAGNEGYRLQKVFDNLSLIEHKCVLPSKRSMGSFVPKEILNHTFELSEATFTDQYQDSPLAIAIDICLYLSIKNLDFIGFDGYDITVNKSEFDIAKENQYLFDKIKSQDINFSSLTSTKYQIKESSIYSKIK, encoded by the coding sequence ATGAAAAAAGGACTTAAATTACTCGACTGTACTTTAAGAGATGGAGGATACTACACTAATTGGGATTTTGATAAGCAATTAGTTAAGGATTATTGCTCTGCTATGGAATCGCTACCTATAGACTATGTGGAAATAGGATATCGTAGTGTAGAATTAGATGGTTATTTAGGAGAATATTTTTATTGTCCAGTCTATAAGATGAAAGAGCTTAAGGGTATGATGCCTAACAAAAAACTGGTGATCATTTTAGACGAGAAAAATGTAGGTATTCAAGATATTGATGATCTATTAGATCCTTGTGTCAATTTTATATCAATGGTTAGAATTGCGATCTCTCCAAATAGTTTTGATAAAGCAATTCCTCTAGCAAAGGCAATTAAAGAAAAAGGATTTGAAGTAGGTTTTAATATAATGTACATGTCATCATGGATTGAAAACAAGGATTTTATTGAAAAGATTCCTTTAATAGATGGTCTTGTTGACTACTTTTATATGGTAGACTCTTATGGAGGTGTTTTCCCTAAAGATGTAGAACAAATAGCAAAGTTAGTTAAATCAAAAACTAATTGTCAAATTGGTTTTCACGGTCACGATAATCTTGAAATGGGTTTGATAAATAGTATAACAGCAATTGACTGTGGTTGTAGTATAATAGATTCTACTATAACAGGGATGGGAAGAGGTGCTGGAAACCTCAAAACGGAACTTCTAATGACTTATTTTGCATCTAAATTGAATTGGGATGTGTCTTTTGACAAACTCAGTGATGTGGTCGCAGATTTTGAGAAATTACAAGAATATCATAAATGGGGAACAAATTTACCTTACATGATTTCTGGTGCATACTCTCTTCCTCAAAAAGATGTAATGAGTTGGATATCAAAAAGGAGATATTCGATAGGTGGAATTGTAAACGCATTACAAGAACAAGTAATAGAAGGAGATGTTAATAGTTTTGATCTTCTTCCTCGTGACGCATCTTTTAATAGGGCTATTATTATTGGAGGAGGCGATTCTACCTTGTCTAATTTTAAAGCTGTTAAATCGTATATAGAGCTTTACAAAGATGATGGTCTTTGTATTATACATGCGGGAACAAGGTACGCAGAGGTTTTTAACACCTTTGAAGTTCCTCAATTTTATTGTTTAGCTGGTAATGAAGGTTATAGACTGCAAAAAGTATTTGATAATTTATCTTTAATTGAGCATAAATGTGTATTACCGTCTAAAAGAAGTATGGGGTCTTTTGTCCCGAAAGAAATATTGAATCACACCTTCGAGCTATCAGAAGCTACCTTTACCGATCAATATCAAGACTCACCTCTTGCTATAGCCATAGATATATGTCTTTATTTAAGTATTAAAAACTTAGATTTTATTGGCTTTGATGGTTACGATATCACTGTAAATAAATCTGAATTTGATATAGCAAAAGAAAACCAATATTTATTTGATAAAATTAAGTCTCAAGACATCAACTTTTCTTCTCTTACAAGCACAAAGTATCAAATAAAGGAAAGTTCTATCTATAGCAAAATAAAATAA